From the Glycine max cultivar Williams 82 chromosome 11, Glycine_max_v4.0, whole genome shotgun sequence genome, the window TCAATCACAACCATGTACTGCTACTGCTGCACTATCTCAGTCTACCTTAATAAGCAGCCTAGCTTGCTTCTACGTCGTGACAAACACGTTCCTCCCGCGCTACAtggcaaaaaattattataaaattgcaAACCCAAACGACGGCCGAACAAGGTCACACTCACACTAGCTACTAGCTTCGATCTCTACGTCCCAATCTGGCTATGCAGGAGCAGGACCACAACTCCATAACACAAGTATATACCACTCTTCATCACCCCCACCCATTCCTACCTCGTTTATTCCTctctctttatttaatttttatctcttttaaatGGATATTTTCCATTAAtgtcaattattaaaattaaacccaACTATTAATAATGCGCGTCTCtctttaatgaaaaatttatggACTTCAAATGTTGATGATCAAGACCAAAAACTTCCCGTTTTACTATCAGATAAGAAGAAGCGAGAAAGTGGTGGTACATGCGGAAACAAgaataacaattaataataatattcgatttttttttttaaactccgGTACCTTTATTTGTTGTACTTGTGAAAGTGGAGTGGATTTTTTTCCAAGATTGGAAGACTCTCTCTCACATGGGGGGTGGGGGGATTATAAGATCAGCCTTCTCACCCTCTCAAACACGTGCCCGTAACTTACACGGCATGGTGCGTGTTCTTGCCTCCTCCCACGCCTAACAACTAAACAAAACCTTGGCCTCCCCCCTCTTCCTACTAGCTACACGCCCCACCAATTTCACTTCTCCATTTTCTCTATAAGATGATTACTCTTCTTCCTTgtcttattttgtttgttttataattttttctgataaacatataaaataaataaggaataaaaaaacgaaaagaaagagaagacaTAATCATACATTCACTGACTTTGGTGTACTCTCTCTTTAAAAGCGAAGTTATAAACAAAGAAACGGACACCGGATTTTAGGGGAGCGTTTAGAGCGAAAAACGAGAGAGAGGTTGAAGTCTGTAAAATGGAAGCGTTTGTTCTTCTTCACCAAAGGGAATTTACAGTATTTTTCTGCACAAGCTAGCTTTAAGCTGCTCTCCGTACAGAGAACAAACGAAGCTGAATTCATTCCTGTTTACCCTTAACCAATAACTAACCACAccgaaataaatataaaaaagctgTACACCAGATCATAAAAGAGTCTTGGCTGgtgtaaattaaaaagataatttagatTGAAATCAAAGACCTAGACTAGActtaattaacaatatataaataggCCAAAATGACATGTTCAATTTGATCGGAGCTTTTCTTCTTCGATGGCGATACGAACTGGGACGCACACGTTCAAGGCTTCAACTGAACCCACTCGTAGCGTCCTTCCAGCGGTACGTCCTTAACAATATCATAATTGTATCtgcaaaagaattttttaattgaaaggaATGATACACTAATTATGAtgccaaaaaattataaaaaaaaaaagaaaaattaagaagaaacagtaaagagagagaaagaagaaaattaattcCACTGATTTTAACTTACCTGTCTTGAAATCGTTTCTGAATGTCTTTCTCCGAGGCAGCGAAGAATTCCTCGAGCTCCAATTCGGTAGGCATGGCTTTTGCCTTTGATAAGACACGGTGAGAATTGATCTCCATTGGCTCCGGCTCCTGAGAATTCTCGCGAAGCTCGCTGGAACGTTTCATCTCTCTCCTGCAATGGCagatacaaaaaattattatgattcaGAACTGTAGGTAGAATGTGTGCAGTGCAcgaatatatatacacatacgaGTTGGAGTTTTGAACGGAAGAAATTATGACTGTTGAGACatactataatttaatttatttcgtGCGTTTCGAAAATTTTGAAATGAGAATTCCACCATGAAATTAAAACTGACCTGgagtaatttcaaaattaaataaataaataaataaatcagttTCATTCAAACACCTCTCAATTTCATGACCACCATTGCACGTCGACGTTTCAACTTGCGCGCTCTCCACCTGTTAAATAAAAGGAACGTTGAATGAATGCGGTGCATTAATTTAGGTGAAGGAAAAAATGAATGAGCGAAAGGCTCTTCACTAAAGcggtaaattaattaaaacgaGTGTTCAATTAGAAAATCTACAAGAGCAGTAAAGCCTAGTAACAAAGCGAGTGCTCAATATCCATTACCTCCAGATCTAAGAGCTTGATCCTGTCCTGATCGAGGCCAATGGATCCGTTGCTGGAGCAGCAAGACGCCGGAATTTCACTGGAGGTAGGGCTCAGGCAGCGTTGCTGAACCATCTCCGGCGACACCGGCTGAACCATCTCCGTCACCGTCGCTGGTTTGACAGCGGAGGAAGAACTCGTTCTCGGAGTCTTGGAGAGTTTTGGCTCTTGGTTAGTACTGTTGCTGATCTTCTTTCTCTTGGATGATGGTTCAGCAGAACTAACAGCTTCCATGGCTAATGCGGCTTGGGCTCGTGTCCTGACACCGACCTGAGCAGACATTGATGTGCACACTCTCTGTCTCTTTAAGTACTAGTTGTTGTTGCTCTTGCGAGCGATGACAATttccacacacacactcacTAACCCTTCCTTTTTCAGGTGTTGCTGTGCTCGATGCTGTGCTGTGCGTTTTTTCGGGTTTTGGTTTTTGCTAATGTAAGAGAGAGAAACTAGGGgtgaagaaaggaaagaagggagGAGTGGCGTGAGCGTAAGTTGGTGCGCGCGTGTAGTACGGAGAAGACGAAAATTGTGATAATGACGAAAGGGGTTCAACGGTTGGGATTGGGTGATTGCTTTTTGTTAGTGGTGCTGGCAAGGGTATGTGTAGTGTGTTTTGCATCGTGGTGGTGGCCCAGTCACTGTTAATAGTGACGGGGAATCTAGAAACGGGAAATCTGACGGCGCCGTTATATGGCCTGCGCCGAAGCGTGACCGAATGAACAACTGACACCTCATTCTAACTCATGAATTCCAAAGGGGATTAAGCTTAGGACAAACCATGGCTGAGCTGGGATTAGTCATTGCTGCCCAAAACAAGAATCATGCGGTTCTGATGAAAACAATCATCATATATTTGCGTTTTTTGTTGCAGAATTCCGTTTGGTGGAGAACCGGTCTCAAGCAAAATAATTGTGTTCAAAACCCATTTACGGATATATCCTTCACATGAACACTGAAACGCCAAAATGCCATTCAATACTACTCCCCACCATTATCCTGTTTGCGTTTCAAGTACACCCGGTTTTGGCGTTTCTCCTCCAAAACAATTCAGTTATACAGATATACTACTTGCACACTTCATTTTTTTCCGCTTGGCTTAGTCATGAAGGACCTGTAGTTACTACTTAATAGATACTACTCTACTATAACAATTCTTTGTAccgaaacaaaaacaaaaataacaaaactctAAAATTGATAATCTCAAAGCTAAGCTAAGAATGCTTTATTGAAAAAAGAAGATTAAATCAATATTTACTAATATAATAGGATACCTCTCGTTAATAAGTGTCCCTGGatacaaattaagaaataaattaataaaaaattcttaaacaaTGCATctaactatttaatttaatattttttttgaaaaaatgtaaattatattaaacccaaaatgatacaacaataaatgGGGTATACTCCGTCGCTAGAGAAAATCAAAAATCTTTCTAATATAAAAAGAcctaagatgtttttttttagagtaaTTAAGTAGTAGGAACATTTATTCGGCATGGTACTAATTCTAGTCCAGTTTTAGTTcaaattaatacattttaattcaGACGAAATTAAACTTGACTTTAATCAGGATTCAAATTCTTACACtgttaagtaaattaaacatttgcttaaaaaagtaaattaaacatgaaatttaatttaagaaatcaACCACATATTGTagtttaacattttatttgctTATACGTATGGTATGTACGTAGACTTCGTGATTAATACACTGCTtcctgttatttttattattattctaccAGTCAACACTTAGTGTATTTATCCTTTTGTCATCATAAACTTTTCTAGGATAAAATAGTTTGCTGATAAAGTAAATGTGACAAACTATATTgagtaaaatcataaaattaacctAGAGTTTGCTAATAAAATCGAGatcgttaatatatatatatatatatatatatatatatatatatatatatatatatatatttctaattattttccAGCTGCGATAATGTTTTAGCTTTCCATGTGTTGGGAGGGAGGAAGATTTATTTTCTTACAGCTTGTATTTCCTTTCTAGTGCTACACATTCAATTGatgacaataaatttttgaaatgtGTATAGAACAAATTAAGTGTAGGAGAAAAGAGCAAGGGGACATGacacacatggtcattaattaatttaggaCCATTACGATTATGTATGTGAGGTAAGTATAGATATTAAATGTATAGAATAGGATCAAATATATGCATGTTGCAATGTGCATCTACTACATACACGTGGGTCACGAAGATCAACTTCCATGAAGATATGTCTTTCTTCGTATACCATCCATACCTATTACTTTTAATGCTCATCCCAAAGTTTATacaactttttttctctttcttttaacTAAAAGAGACCGGTTTAAGGACGTTAGCCAGATAAAAGTatagatattaaaatataaaataaaaatatatgaaccaataaatatttaatatatatttaaaattacttgaCTTGacatgattttgatatgatcaTCAAACGGTTAAGCGAAGTTGATGATCTCGATTATTAAAGTTAAGTTTTCTTTTACAAAGTTGCTATGCTTATGGTGCCAAGACTCTTCCTTTCTATAAATACTTTTTAGTGATTTCAAGCTTTTGATTGTCAAAGATATTCAATCACTACATTTAACTTCAATTGACTTTGATTATTTAAGCATATTTTCATAGATAAATTAAGTAACAACACCTTACTCttcactcatttttttcaaccgatattttaattaatatatgtatatatatatatatatatatatatatatatatatatatatatatatatatatataatttattttttgtatatgaaatattttttttagtagtgtttcaAATTAAAGCCTGGTGAAACCTGTGAATGTTGGTGAGTGGGGAACGGAAGTTAAAGTTAAAACCAGGCCCGGAAACCCAAGGGAATGAAAAGGAACGTGTCCTTTACCATCCGGTCATCACATTTTccacaaaaatgaaagcaagcttttttctttttcctgttctttattttcttgaaaacttttctattgatttatatttcttgttaattaatttcttcggctccctttaatttgttttgaacttgaaCTTGAATGATCTTGTGGTGGGATGTATTTTTTGGATGGCTCCAGTTCCAGGGGCCCATTCCATGCACTCTCTCATGTGTAGACAGGCACAAAGTACCATGATTTGCATGCAAGGAAAGGATCAGTTACAAAGCATTAGATGACAAATTCcagataaatgaataaattaataataagttgTAAGAAATTGACAAAAAGGAAACCTAGAAATCCGTCACGCAGTTACCTCAGTGGGTAGAGAGGTAATATGAGCAAATCTCTACAGGCAGATCCCTGCTGGAAATGTACATGGTTTggatttgagaaaaaataagttagaactatttttaaactatataaTTAAGTGGGATtttacaaatgaatttaaaaaataatttgatttggtaaaattgatttcaagctatttttaattaactggttttaaaatcaatattttgaaggaaaaaaaacaattttagttaaaaatagtttaaaatcagctttgaaattaaaaattcacaaaaacaataatCATTTTCGAGACtaatgctgataaaaaaaaaattgagaccaATGAGAGCTTATCAAGTGAAAACTCTTGATTATTGTGAGAAATGAGAATTTAAAATCTAAGTAATATAATTATTCATTGATGGTTAATATTATAAGTTGGTTAGTGATCACACAATCTGTAACAACACATATTTTTAGTTCTGATTTCTTATAGTAACAATAATTATCACTTAATAATTCCCTTAAgacactaattaattataaacttgctttaaaattatttttttcaccaaaattaatttcaattaaaaatggttttaaaatttatatatatatatatatatatatatatatatatatatatatacaatttttgaaattagttaactaaattatttattaagaaatataCTGGTCTAGTTTAAAAACTAAGTTTTGTTTAGGTTAtccttaaaatttgtaaaactcATCGCACAAGTGAAAAATCCATTAAGCAAAGGTAGCAATGCCAACCAAAGATGTTACAAATAATATGTAATTGCAGCAGTTATAGCAGTAGAAGCCACCTCAACTATCATCTTACGATCACGCTCATCACTGTGATTACTTTGATGATCAGGATCATGACAAGAATCTAACTCActagttatttaaatttatatatattataatttttgggatattttactaaaatatttatttatatattttgatttcttatttttattgttctttataattttatttaactaaatatgtttttttgttttatttttatttataatataattgaaatttggcaatttttaaaatataaaatcaactaACGACTACGGCCTCAatcattgtaataaaaaattctattcaTTTATCAAATGCTAAATCATCAATAAATGCAACAACTTGATCCTTTAATGAATTAACTTATCAGCAACTTCACTTCttaatcaaaatttcttttcagCACTTTCATTTCGAACAAAAATTTCACCATTAAGTAAACTCCTGCACTCGGTAAAATTTctctatatatagatatatccaAACCTAAATTCATACTCATCGGCTTTATGAATAGAATTTAAACgaaaatcatttaataaataaagacTCTGGTCTTGTAATTCACTTTTACAGCTCCACATGAATTTAGATTTTAatatcattcaataaaaaaaaattaattatcattcaCAAATTAATTGTCTTTCTTAATTCCACAAAACATTTAAGGTAGAAGGAAATTTAAGATTATCTAAATAGGAGTTATCGTACACAAAAGGAAGATGATTCACTTTTATAAGATTAACGGgcaaataattatcattaatatatatgttcatCTAGATCAATAGATTTTATTTGAAGTATGTCCGACCATCTTTGTGCATGTGGCAGTTAAAATTATCTTCATAAGAACAGAAAGCTAATGGTTTGAGTTGTGGAATTACGTACCTTCCTATATATAAATAACGGGAGCTTTATAGTACTAgaccttttctttctcttgttattattttatgagatgattaacaaagaaaagaaaaggaccTACAGTCATATATAGCATACAATACTATAACTTTCCATGCTCTCTAACGTTGGTAGTTGATGCACATACACTTTCAATAGCCAGCTAGCACATGCCAGTGCAGTGCTCCATAGCCACGAAGaactttacaataatttttacaagGAGATAGCTAGTGGTCCAAGATCTGAAACATTGGAAAGATATGATGGAGAAAAGTCAGAACAGTCTTAGTCTTATATGACTTGATAAGTGAAACAAACTGGCACGACGATGGAACATCTAAAAAGGTGGATAGCTGAACCCTTCAGGACCATTATTAGCTAGCATTCTGCCCAAGCTAAAGGGCTAATTAACACCTTCAAAGAGCTTAATTAAGTGCTCCCTTATTTAGTAAAATCGATCAATTTTTAAGTAGTTGAATATAATTATAGTATTTAAATCAAAATGTGCATAGTGTGTGTAAGTGTGTTTGCATGGGGGGGGTTGGTTTCACGGAGACTCGAGTAATTTCAATAGGAGTTTCTCTCCCTATTGAGCAACCCATAAGAGTTACTCTTCCCATTAGAGAGCAACCTAGTGGATCCCACATATATATTGGAATGCTTTAAAAAAGTAACCGATCGCGATTATCCTCTAAAATTCTGGGGCGTTCgattgtaatatatataatattatattacctTTAATTCATCGTTGAAATTCTTTTTGGATGACCGTTGCCTCTCACATTGACAATTTGCAAAACAAATACTACCAAGGCATGCATTAAACGATTGCACCACGCTGCAACATGAGTTAAATGAATGCAACAGAATGAACGTGCATCTCCTGTGTAAAAACtccattttaataatatattattttgtgtttttttatgtattttttacatattataaattttaattttttttatttaattaaaatgtagtatgtgtttatttgttatttaacaATTGACattcaattatattaaatttaaattaatatgaataataaaatataaaaaaaatagataagttgtGGTATCTATTTGAGAACtttcagtgaatttttttattaaactctataaaaaataattacgtCAATATGTTGAGCAATAAATTGTGATAAGTGAATATAGTAAATATCTTCATAACTTCAATcattaagataaatatattttcttatattatctTTGTATAAATTGATTTCAATTAATGTTCgtacaaaaaaaatgcatgtttCTTGAGTTCTCTCTTgtaaccaaaaaattaaaacagcAAAATCGTACTTAAATTTCTAACAAAACaagtacatgtttttttttcctaatttgcACAAAGTCGTTGATAGTAGaagataaaattgtattttatataaatataaaatatta encodes:
- the LOC547743 gene encoding cyclin-dependent kinase inhibitor 1-1, yielding MSAQVGVRTRAQAALAMEAVSSAEPSSKRKKISNSTNQEPKLSKTPRTSSSSAVKPATVTEMVQPVSPEMVQQRCLSPTSSEIPASCCSSNGSIGLDQDRIKLLDLEVESAQVETSTCNGGHEIERREMKRSSELRENSQEPEPMEINSHRVLSKAKAMPTELELEEFFAASEKDIQKRFQDRYNYDIVKDVPLEGRYEWVQLKP